A single Inediibacterium massiliense DNA region contains:
- a CDS encoding FAD-dependent oxidoreductase encodes MKKTDLLVIGGSAGGILSANSARKAYGDIKITIIRNTPTVMVPCGIPYIFGTLKDTNKNMIPDGMVTNNDIDLIIDEVIKIDRENQVVQTQNDEYIQYKKLIIATGSTPVIPTFIPGHDLENVYTILKNQSYLKNILEKTQNAQDIVIVGGGFIGVEFAEQMRNLDKNITLIEVADACLWQAFDKSFTDEIEGVLKENGITIKTNTKVEKILGNGKVEEVQLDSGEKIKTDLVILSMGVKPNTKLAKDAGIQLNEKGAILVDQYTKTSDPNIFAVGDCADKKCFFTGKDIPVLLASTAATEAKIAGYNAFELRLIRQNKGTISAFSTQIFGRTYAAAGMTESKAKEEGFSLVVGNFSTFDKHPGSLPNTQKINIKLIFSKSSGIILGAQISGGDSVGEMINIISLAIQKELTMSELTTFQVATHPLISASPIAYPINAASMDAFSKNCKYLNEDFQI; translated from the coding sequence ATGAAAAAAACTGATTTATTAGTTATAGGTGGAAGTGCAGGAGGAATATTAAGTGCCAATAGTGCTAGGAAGGCTTATGGAGATATTAAAATTACTATAATCCGCAATACCCCAACAGTAATGGTACCTTGTGGCATCCCATATATTTTTGGAACATTAAAAGATACAAATAAAAATATGATTCCTGATGGAATGGTAACCAACAATGACATTGATTTGATCATTGATGAAGTAATCAAAATTGATAGAGAAAACCAGGTAGTTCAAACACAGAATGATGAATATATTCAATATAAAAAATTAATTATTGCTACAGGCTCTACTCCTGTTATTCCAACATTTATCCCCGGACATGATTTAGAAAATGTTTACACCATTTTAAAAAATCAATCTTACTTAAAAAATATATTAGAAAAAACACAAAATGCCCAAGATATTGTGATTGTAGGTGGAGGATTTATAGGTGTAGAATTTGCTGAACAAATGAGAAATCTAGATAAAAATATAACATTAATTGAAGTAGCCGATGCATGTTTATGGCAGGCTTTTGATAAATCCTTTACAGATGAAATTGAAGGAGTACTAAAAGAAAATGGCATTACAATAAAAACAAATACTAAAGTAGAAAAAATATTAGGTAATGGTAAAGTAGAGGAAGTTCAATTAGATAGTGGAGAAAAAATCAAAACCGATTTAGTCATATTATCCATGGGTGTAAAACCAAATACAAAACTAGCTAAAGACGCTGGAATTCAATTAAATGAAAAAGGTGCCATTTTAGTGGATCAATATACTAAAACTTCTGATCCAAATATATTTGCCGTTGGAGACTGTGCAGATAAAAAATGTTTCTTTACAGGAAAAGACATACCAGTACTCTTGGCTTCTACTGCTGCCACTGAAGCAAAAATAGCTGGTTATAACGCTTTTGAATTAAGATTAATTAGACAAAACAAAGGGACAATTAGTGCATTTTCCACTCAAATTTTTGGTAGAACTTATGCTGCAGCAGGAATGACAGAATCAAAAGCCAAAGAAGAAGGATTTAGTTTAGTGGTAGGAAACTTTTCTACTTTTGACAAACACCCTGGTTCTTTACCAAATACACAAAAAATAAACATCAAACTAATTTTTTCGAAATCCTCAGGAATCATTTTAGGAGCTCAGATTTCAGGAGGAGACTCAGTCGGTGAAATGATCAATATTATAAGTCTGGCTATACAAAAAGAACTTACAATGTCTGAACTAACTACTTTCCAAGTAGCAACACATCCTTTGATTTCAGCATCACCTATTGCTTATCCTATTAATGCAGCATCTATGGATGCCTTTTCTAAAAATTGTAAATACTTAAATGAAGACTTTCAAATATAA
- a CDS encoding peptide chain release factor 3 — MDNKQFIDEVKRRRTFAIISHPDAGKTTLTEKFLLYGGAIRTAGTVKSRKSQKHAVSDWMEIEKQRGISVTSSVLQFNYDGYYINILDTPGHQDFSEDTYRTLMAADSSVMVVDSAKGIEDQTKKLFKVCKMRGIPIFTFINKLDRQGRDPFELLEDIETNLGIKSYPANWPIGSGRNFKGVYNRFKKQVEIFSEGDRGQSISELQTISLDDPKLPTILGDDLYEQLMEELELIDIAGDEFNLDEILKGDLTPVFFGSAITNFGVEPFLKAFLNMTRPPSPRNSNKGLISPEEQNFSGFIFKIQANMNPTHRDRIAFLRICSGKFEKGMAVNHVQGNKKIKLAQPQQFLAQDRVIVESAFPGDIIGIHDPGIFKIGDTVCEDKLNVEYEGIPMFSPEHFAKVYIKNALKRKQFVKGITQLAEEGTIQVFKRADIGMEELIIGVVGVLQFEVLEYRLKNEYGVDLIRENLSYRYARWIKGEDVKDKKFSLPMDTLLVFDEDENPVVLFNNEWVIQTFEDRNKDVQLESSMISIRK, encoded by the coding sequence ATGGACAATAAACAATTCATAGATGAAGTGAAAAGAAGAAGAACTTTTGCAATTATATCCCATCCTGATGCTGGGAAAACTACTTTAACTGAAAAATTCTTATTATATGGTGGAGCGATCAGAACAGCAGGAACTGTAAAATCAAGAAAATCTCAAAAACATGCAGTTTCTGACTGGATGGAAATTGAGAAACAAAGAGGAATTTCTGTTACATCTAGTGTTCTCCAATTTAACTATGATGGATATTATATCAATATATTAGATACTCCAGGACATCAAGATTTTAGTGAAGATACTTATAGAACACTTATGGCAGCAGATAGTTCTGTCATGGTAGTAGATTCTGCAAAAGGGATTGAGGATCAAACAAAAAAATTATTTAAAGTTTGTAAAATGAGAGGAATTCCGATTTTTACTTTCATTAACAAATTAGATAGACAAGGAAGAGATCCATTTGAATTATTAGAAGATATTGAAACCAATCTAGGGATAAAATCTTATCCAGCCAATTGGCCTATAGGATCAGGAAGAAATTTTAAGGGTGTTTATAATAGATTTAAAAAACAAGTAGAAATTTTTTCAGAAGGAGATCGTGGACAGTCTATATCAGAGTTACAAACTATATCTTTAGATGATCCAAAGTTACCTACCATTTTAGGTGATGATTTATACGAACAATTGATGGAGGAATTAGAACTCATTGATATTGCAGGAGATGAGTTTAACTTGGATGAGATCTTGAAAGGGGATTTAACTCCTGTATTTTTTGGAAGTGCAATCACTAATTTTGGAGTGGAACCATTTTTAAAAGCTTTCTTGAATATGACAAGACCTCCTAGTCCTAGAAATAGCAATAAAGGACTTATTTCACCAGAAGAACAAAACTTTTCAGGATTTATTTTTAAAATTCAAGCCAATATGAATCCTACACATCGTGATCGTATTGCATTTTTGAGAATTTGTTCAGGAAAGTTTGAAAAGGGAATGGCTGTAAATCATGTGCAAGGAAATAAAAAAATCAAATTAGCACAACCACAACAATTTCTAGCACAAGATAGAGTGATTGTAGAATCAGCATTTCCAGGAGATATTATAGGAATTCATGACCCAGGGATTTTTAAAATAGGAGATACGGTGTGTGAAGATAAATTAAATGTAGAATATGAAGGTATTCCTATGTTTTCTCCAGAACATTTTGCAAAGGTGTATATTAAAAATGCTTTAAAGAGAAAGCAATTTGTAAAAGGGATCACACAATTAGCTGAAGAGGGTACGATACAAGTATTCAAAAGAGCAGACATAGGGATGGAAGAACTGATTATTGGTGTTGTAGGAGTACTACAATTTGAAGTGTTAGAATATAGATTAAAAAATGAATATGGTGTAGATCTTATTAGAGAAAATTTATCTTATCGTTATGCAAGATGGATTAAAGGTGAAGATGTAAAAGATAAAAAGTTTTCTCTTCCAATGGATACGCTTTTAGTATTTGATGAAGATGAAAATCCAGTTGTTTTATTCAACAATGAATGGGTTATTCAAACATTTGAAGATAGAAATAAGGATGTTCAATTAGAGTCCAGTATGATTAGTATAAGAAAGTAA